AACTGTTCCCCCGTCATCGGCGATCCCTGCGGCGAGTTCCACCACGCGGGTCATGACATCTTCAGTCTCGCCAGTGACGACCTCGATCACCGGCACCCCGGGCGCGTGTCGCTCGAATGCCGCGACCACCTCGCCGCGCTTGACGCCGATCACCAGCGCCGCGCTGGCCGTTCTTCCTGCGTCCGCGACGAGCTCAGACAGGTCGACGCCCTTCAGATCGCCCCCGACGACCCAGACGGCGCCTGGGTATGCGCGCAGCGACGAGGCCGCTGCATGGGGATTCGTCGCCTTCGAGTCGTCGACCCAGGTGATCCCGGCGTGACGGGCGATGACCTGGATGCGATGCTCGTCGAGGCGGAACGACTGCAGGGCGCGTCTGATGGCTTCAGGGGCGGTGCCGAGCGACCGCGCGAGTGCGCTGGCCGCGAGGATGTTCTCGACGATGTGAGGCGCCGAGAGACCCGCCTCTGCGAGGTCCGCGATCGTCGTGAGCTCGAGCGCGCTGTGCGCCCGGTCGGGGTGGAATGCCCGGTCGGCCAGGATGCCGTCGACGACTCCGAGATCACTCGGCCCAGGCACTCCGAGATCGAATCCGATCGCGCGCGCCCCCTCGATGACCTCGGCGTCCTCGACCATGAGGCGCGTCGCCTCATCGGCTTTGTTGTACACGCAGGCGACGCGGGTGTTCCGGTACACGAACGCCTTCGCGTCTCGATAGGCGGCGGCGCTGCCGTGCCAGACGAGATGGTCGTCGGCGAGGTTCAGGCACACTGACGCATACGGCACCAGCTCGCCAGCGCTGCTGCTCTGGCCGATGTACCAGAGCTGATGGCTGGACAGCTCCACCACGAGCACGTCGAAGCCGGCCGGATCACGCACGGCATCCAGCACCGGGATGCCGATGTTCCCGCACGGTGCAGCGCGCAGGCCGCCTTCTGCGAGCATGGTCGCGGTGAGCTGAGTCGTCGTGGTCTTGCCGTTCGTGCCGGTGATCAGCACCCATTCCGCCGGTGTGCCGTCCGCGCGCACGACCTTGTCGCGGACACGCCACGCGAGCTCGACATCACCCCACAGGCCGACATCGGCGTCCTGCGTCCAACGGATGATCGGATGCGACGGTGAGAAGCCGGGAGACGCGACCACGACCTCGGGGTCGAAGTCCCGCAGTGACTGCGGCACGTGGTCGAGCGCACCGAGTTCGAGACGGGCGCCGATCACCGGCACGAGCCGCTCGTACTCCTCGGCCGCCGACTCCGACAGCACCAGCACGTCGGCGCCGAGCTCGGCGAGTGTGTCAGCCGCCGAGAAGCCGGTGACTGACAGCCCGAGGACGGCGACCCGCAGACCCTTCCAGTCGGCGTGCCAACTGGTCAAGGTGTCCAGACGAGCTGCACTCATCCGTCCACTCCCGTGAGCCACTCGACGTAGAACAGACCCACCGCCGAAACTGCGAGGAGACCGGCGATGATCCACAGGCGCACGACGATCGTCATCTCGGACCAGCCGCGCATCTCGAGGTGATGGTGGAACGGGCTCATCAGGAACAATCGCTTACCGCGGGTGATCTTGAAGTACAGGCGCTGAACGATGACCGAT
The DNA window shown above is from Microbacterium murale and carries:
- the murD gene encoding UDP-N-acetylmuramoyl-L-alanine--D-glutamate ligase gives rise to the protein MSAARLDTLTSWHADWKGLRVAVLGLSVTGFSAADTLAELGADVLVLSESAAEEYERLVPVIGARLELGALDHVPQSLRDFDPEVVVASPGFSPSHPIIRWTQDADVGLWGDVELAWRVRDKVVRADGTPAEWVLITGTNGKTTTTQLTATMLAEGGLRAAPCGNIGIPVLDAVRDPAGFDVLVVELSSHQLWYIGQSSSAGELVPYASVCLNLADDHLVWHGSAAAYRDAKAFVYRNTRVACVYNKADEATRLMVEDAEVIEGARAIGFDLGVPGPSDLGVVDGILADRAFHPDRAHSALELTTIADLAEAGLSAPHIVENILAASALARSLGTAPEAIRRALQSFRLDEHRIQVIARHAGITWVDDSKATNPHAAASSLRAYPGAVWVVGGDLKGVDLSELVADAGRTASAALVIGVKRGEVVAAFERHAPGVPVIEVVTGETEDVMTRVVELAAGIADDGGTVLLAPAAASFDQFTSYGDRGHRFADAVRKWIDRGSADDTGSPPTR